A single window of Plutella xylostella chromosome 25, ilPluXylo3.1, whole genome shotgun sequence DNA harbors:
- the LOC119691124 gene encoding uridine diphosphate glucose pyrophosphatase NUDT14 isoform X1, producing the protein MEDVTNMYISPLPDSPYVKPFRFNYTQNGKAKSWDLLEVHDSVAIVVFNITRKRMIFVKQFRPAIYYNCISLEDRRANKIDEKKYPASLGIALEMCAGIIDKNKSIEEIAREEVLEECGYEVKVSNLEKILSYRSGVGVEGAKQHFFYCEVTDDMKTAQGGGVDDEIIDVVEKTIPEIEEMLKSQETLASPPSCLFALMWFLHHKADKFRQ; encoded by the exons ATGGAAGATGTAACGAATATGTACATTTCGCCGCTGCCGGACTCGCCGTACGTGAAGCCGTTCCGGTTTAACTACACTCAGAATGGGAAGGCGAAGTCCTGGGACCTATTGGAGGTTCACGACAGTGTTGCTATCGTTGTTTTCAATATTACAAGGAAAAGGATGATTTTCGTTAAACAGTTCCGACCAG CAATCTACTACAACTGCATTTCACTAGAGGACCGTAGAgcaaataaaattgatgaaaaaaaatatcccgcATCTCTGGGAATAGCTCTGGAGATGTGTGCGGGCATCATCGACAAGAACaagtctatagaagaaatagCCCGGGAAGAGGTGCTTGAGGAGTGTGGGTACGAGGTGAAGGTCAGCAACCTGGAGAAGATACTGTCTTACAG ATCTGGTGTTGGTGTGGAAGGGGCCAAGCAACATTTCTTTTATTGTGAAGTCACAGATGATATGAAAACCGCACAGG gtgGAGGAGTGGATGATGAAATAATTGATGTGGTGGAGAAAACCATACCGGAGATAGAGGAAATGCTGAAGTCACAAGAAACACTGGCGAGCCCGCCAAGCTGCCTGTTCGCGCTCATGTGGTTCCTACACCACAAGGCTGACAAGTTTAGGCAATAA
- the LOC119691124 gene encoding uridine diphosphate glucose pyrophosphatase NUDT14 isoform X2, whose amino-acid sequence MEDVTNMYISPLPDSPYVKPFRFNYTQNGKAKSWDLLEVHDSVAIVVFNITRKRMIFVKQFRPAIYYNCISLEDRRANKIDEKKYPASLGIALEMCAGIIDKNKSIEEIAREEVLEECGYEVKVSNLEKILSYRSGVGVLGSLQTLFYCEVTDDMKTTTGGGVDDEIIDVVEKTIPEIEEMLKSQETLASPPSCLFALMWFLHHKADKFRQ is encoded by the exons ATGGAAGATGTAACGAATATGTACATTTCGCCGCTGCCGGACTCGCCGTACGTGAAGCCGTTCCGGTTTAACTACACTCAGAATGGGAAGGCGAAGTCCTGGGACCTATTGGAGGTTCACGACAGTGTTGCTATCGTTGTTTTCAATATTACAAGGAAAAGGATGATTTTCGTTAAACAGTTCCGACCAG CAATCTACTACAACTGCATTTCACTAGAGGACCGTAGAgcaaataaaattgatgaaaaaaaatatcccgcATCTCTGGGAATAGCTCTGGAGATGTGTGCGGGCATCATCGACAAGAACaagtctatagaagaaatagCCCGGGAAGAGGTGCTTGAGGAGTGTGGGTACGAGGTGAAGGTCAGCAACCTGGAGAAGATACTGTCTTACAG ATCTGGTGTAGGTGTGCTAGGGTCACTGCAAACACTGTTTTATTGTGAAGTTACAGATGACATGAAAACCACTACAG gtgGAGGAGTGGATGATGAAATAATTGATGTGGTGGAGAAAACCATACCGGAGATAGAGGAAATGCTGAAGTCACAAGAAACACTGGCGAGCCCGCCAAGCTGCCTGTTCGCGCTCATGTGGTTCCTACACCACAAGGCTGACAAGTTTAGGCAATAA